A window of the Bradyrhizobium ottawaense genome harbors these coding sequences:
- a CDS encoding MarR family winged helix-turn-helix transcriptional regulator, which translates to MKNDIKPRAPKTTAGAEMLSYCNNASLRKAARRLGKLYDAVLEPSGLKATQFSLLTQIYDLGNPTMAEFAKSLLMDLSAMRHSLGPLIRDGLVLLRGDAKDRRVKRVVLTGAGVAKFKEAMQLWRKAQGRFEKAFGSARAAKLRSELKLLTSKGFEDAF; encoded by the coding sequence GTGAAAAACGACATTAAGCCCCGCGCGCCCAAGACCACTGCAGGAGCGGAAATGCTGAGCTACTGCAACAACGCTTCGCTTCGCAAAGCCGCCCGACGTCTGGGAAAGCTCTACGACGCCGTGCTGGAACCAAGCGGCCTGAAGGCAACCCAGTTCAGCTTGCTCACGCAAATTTATGATCTCGGCAATCCGACCATGGCGGAGTTCGCCAAGAGTCTGCTGATGGATTTATCCGCCATGCGCCATTCCCTGGGGCCGCTGATCCGGGATGGCCTTGTCTTGCTTCGGGGCGACGCAAAAGACCGCCGGGTCAAGCGAGTGGTTCTCACGGGCGCAGGCGTAGCGAAATTTAAGGAAGCCATGCAGCTGTGGCGAAAGGCGCAAGGCCGCTTTGAAAAGGCGTTCGGATCCGCGCGCGCAGCGAAGCTCCGCTCTGAGTTGAAGCTCCTGACCTCCAAAGGATTCGAGGACGCCTTCTAG
- a CDS encoding DUF4440 domain-containing protein: protein MTNYINSAIAAILRQVARSMRYPSVRAVLLLVVMTVASGGHASAAANEAEARAFFTKFVAAQNAHNAGDVKSMLWKSPSMLWFSRGVETRGRDAVAARFREYYEGTWHLEPDMSQFHVATISDDVMQILVPIVFTRGLPGKPPQDNTFLISQTFVRDANGWYIASILPIANTQLK, encoded by the coding sequence ATGACCAATTACATCAATTCGGCAATCGCTGCGATACTGCGGCAGGTTGCACGCTCCATGCGCTATCCTTCGGTCAGGGCTGTACTCCTCCTTGTCGTCATGACGGTCGCATCGGGCGGACACGCATCCGCTGCCGCGAACGAAGCCGAGGCACGGGCTTTCTTTACAAAATTCGTGGCTGCGCAGAATGCGCATAACGCGGGCGATGTGAAATCCATGCTCTGGAAGTCGCCCAGCATGCTCTGGTTTTCGCGCGGCGTCGAAACCAGAGGACGCGATGCGGTCGCCGCTCGTTTCAGGGAATATTACGAAGGCACATGGCATCTCGAACCCGACATGTCACAATTTCACGTAGCCACGATTTCGGACGACGTCATGCAGATTCTTGTCCCCATCGTTTTCACGCGCGGCCTTCCAGGCAAACCACCCCAAGACAACACGTTTCTAATCAGCCAAACGTTCGTTCGCGATGCAAATGGCTGGTATATCGCTTCCATCCTGCCGATCGCAAACACCCAACTGAAATAG
- a CDS encoding SDR family NAD(P)-dependent oxidoreductase has protein sequence MSDGKGTAVVTGATGGVGALYAAGLAERGYDLLLAGRQQKTLDPVAKAVKQKADVKVDTLVANLAEAKDLARVEARISSDPAITALVNNAGVASFGPFATLSSAALDETTAVNITALTRLTHAVLPGFVARGAGSIINIASVLAFHPWPEFGVYNASKAYVVSFSQALQGEVAGKGVLVQVVIPPAVDTDFWNKAGLPVSNLPAGAVMKPQQLVDAALKGLDRGESWVFPSLPEQAVWDDHQKTRQALVGSLMNGTLAARYAA, from the coding sequence GTGTCTGATGGAAAAGGAACGGCCGTGGTGACCGGAGCGACGGGCGGTGTGGGCGCGCTTTACGCCGCCGGGTTGGCCGAACGGGGATACGATCTTCTCCTCGCCGGCCGTCAACAGAAAACGCTCGATCCGGTTGCCAAGGCGGTCAAGCAAAAAGCAGATGTCAAAGTGGACACCCTGGTCGCCAACCTCGCCGAGGCGAAGGATCTGGCGCGCGTCGAGGCGCGGATCTCGAGCGATCCAGCGATCACCGCCCTCGTCAACAACGCTGGCGTCGCAAGCTTCGGCCCGTTCGCCACGCTGAGTTCTGCAGCGTTGGATGAGACGACCGCAGTCAATATTACCGCGTTGACTCGTCTGACCCACGCAGTGCTCCCCGGCTTCGTGGCGCGCGGCGCCGGTTCCATCATCAATATCGCATCCGTGCTGGCCTTCCATCCGTGGCCGGAGTTCGGCGTCTACAATGCTTCCAAAGCCTACGTCGTGAGCTTTTCGCAAGCCTTGCAAGGCGAGGTCGCAGGCAAAGGCGTCCTTGTGCAGGTGGTCATTCCGCCGGCGGTCGACACCGATTTCTGGAACAAGGCCGGACTGCCTGTCAGCAATCTTCCGGCCGGCGCGGTGATGAAGCCGCAACAGCTGGTGGATGCGGCGCTGAAGGGCCTGGATCGGGGCGAGTCCTGGGTTTTCCCCTCGCTGCCTGAACAGGCCGTCTGGGATGACCACCAGAAGACGCGCCAGGCGCTCGTCGGCAGCCTAATGAATGGCACGCTGGCGGCGCGATACGCCGCTTGA
- a CDS encoding nuclear transport factor 2 family protein, translating to MRDPAYAAFSALDPFFDIVRQGLAGLIDGDHYFDTIAPDAVFEFRYRFPGYPTKVVGREALMALYAGYGEGMALHGADALVVNISQTPGVVILECEVQGNAVGSGKLYENRFISVVTIEDRKIVGWRDYMDSLAAMSSLT from the coding sequence ATGCGTGACCCTGCCTATGCTGCGTTTTCCGCGCTCGATCCTTTCTTTGACATCGTTAGGCAGGGCCTGGCAGGCCTTATCGACGGTGATCACTACTTCGACACGATCGCTCCCGATGCGGTGTTCGAGTTTCGGTATCGATTTCCGGGCTACCCAACAAAGGTCGTAGGCCGTGAAGCCCTTATGGCTCTGTATGCGGGTTACGGAGAGGGTATGGCGTTGCATGGCGCAGACGCGCTCGTGGTGAACATTTCCCAGACTCCCGGCGTCGTCATCCTCGAGTGTGAAGTTCAGGGCAACGCGGTCGGCTCCGGCAAGCTCTATGAAAACCGCTTCATCTCGGTTGTCACGATTGAAGATCGGAAGATTGTAGGTTGGCGCGACTACATGGACTCGCTGGCGGCGATGTCCTCACTTACCTAG
- a CDS encoding alpha/beta fold hydrolase, with protein MLTGILGGTGARAQTAAPVKARNIVLVHGAWADGSSWSEVIARLQAAGMHVTAVQNPLTSLAEAVAETRRALALQDGPTVLVGHSWSGTLVSEAGIDPNVTALVYIAARAPDAGEDFVALSGKFPTMPARAGVQDHDGYTKLSEDAFLKYFANGVEHRKAEVLYAEQQPTAAALFGERTTVAAWHSKPTFYAVSKNDQTISPDLERFLATRMKATTVELDAGHLSLVSNSKQVADLILAAAGQKK; from the coding sequence ATGCTCACAGGAATCCTCGGTGGAACGGGAGCGCGCGCGCAAACGGCTGCGCCTGTCAAGGCACGCAACATCGTGCTTGTCCACGGTGCGTGGGCGGATGGCTCGAGTTGGAGCGAGGTCATCGCACGCCTTCAGGCGGCCGGCATGCATGTCACGGCAGTCCAAAATCCCCTCACGTCGCTTGCCGAGGCCGTCGCTGAAACCCGGCGCGCGTTGGCGCTGCAGGATGGTCCAACCGTGCTGGTCGGACATTCCTGGAGCGGCACCCTCGTCAGCGAAGCGGGGATCGATCCGAACGTTACCGCGCTCGTCTATATCGCCGCGCGCGCACCCGACGCCGGGGAAGATTTCGTCGCCCTTTCCGGAAAGTTTCCCACCATGCCCGCGCGGGCCGGCGTTCAGGATCACGACGGTTACACCAAGCTCTCCGAGGATGCCTTCCTCAAATATTTCGCCAACGGTGTCGAGCACAGGAAGGCAGAAGTTCTTTATGCCGAACAACAACCCACCGCCGCCGCGCTTTTCGGCGAAAGGACGACGGTCGCTGCCTGGCACTCCAAACCCACCTTCTATGCGGTGTCGAAGAACGATCAGACGATATCGCCTGACCTAGAACGCTTCCTGGCGACACGCATGAAAGCGACTACCGTGGAGCTGGATGCTGGCCACCTTTCCCTCGTCTCTAACTCAAAGCAGGTCGCCGACTTGATTCTGGCCGCGGCTGGTCAGAAAAAATAG